A genome region from Bombus terrestris chromosome 10, iyBomTerr1.2, whole genome shotgun sequence includes the following:
- the LOC100647189 gene encoding oxysterol-binding protein-related protein 2 isoform X2: MMANEITQRPYRTTLPVPGHSEVNLCSVISLGKDLSKITMPVIFNEPLSFLQRVAEYMEYAKLLKLAAQEETPIGRLQYVAAFAVSALASNWERLGKPFNPILGETYELEREDFRIVCEQVSHHPPVSAFHADSEEFTFHGTIHPKLKFWGTSIQVHPKGIVTVELPKWKEAYTWQNINCILHNVLVGQLWMEQLGSLEIKQSGGANLKATLCFKSASCNAKDLHRVEGFVTDQEKRKLLFLYGKWTERMMVCDPALYEEALEKVKREAKSPQGSPGHKKVLAKLHSLKVGAFKPSHQDAIDDPSASIDGDDTPTIEDIPGSITLWEASPRPTNSADYYQFTTFAMSLNELTPEIEKVICPTDSRLRPDIRKLENGDQDGAAAEKTRLEEKQRDTRKSRKHKKGDDWTPRWFQLGMNPYTNQMDWLYRGGYWDRGYGNMEDIF, translated from the exons AACAACGCTACCAGTTCCGGGCCATTCGGAAGTGAATTTATGCTCGGTGATATCACTGGGCAAAGACCTCAGCAAGATCACCATGCCGGTCATATTCAACGAACCACTTTCCTTCCTCCAACGTGTCGCAGAGTACATGGAATACGCGAAATTGCTTAAGCTAGCGGCTCAAGAGGAAACTCCAATTGGAAGGTTGCAG TACGTCGCTGCATTCGCTGTAAGTGCTTTGGCTTCGAACTGGGAAAGACTTGGCAAACCCTTCAATCCGATACTCGGTGAAACGTACGAGTTGGAGCGTGAGGACTTCCG AATAGTCTGCGAACAAGTGTCGCATCATCCACCGGTATCCGCGTTCCACGCGGACAGCGAGGAATTCACATTCCACGGCACTATACACCCGAAATTGAAGTTCTGGGGCACATCTATCCAAGTACATCCAAAGGGTATTGTCACCGTCGAGCTTCCTAA ATGGAAGGAAGCGTATACTTGGCAGAATATCAATTGCATACTGCACAACGTGCTGGTAGGCCAATTATGGATGGAACAGCTCGGTTCCTTGGAGATCAAACAAAGCGGCGGAGCGAACTTGAAGGCGACTCTGTGTTTCAAAAGCGCCAGCTGCAATGCCAAGGACCTTCACCGAGTCGAAGGCTTCGTAACGGATCAAGA AAAAAGGAAACTGCTATTTCTTTATGGAAAATGGACGGAGAGGATGATGGTGTGCGACCCTGCGTTGTACGAAGAAGCGTTGGAGAAGGTGAAACGCGAGGCAAAGAGTCCCCAGGGCAGTCCTGGCCATAAGAAGGTCCTCGCGAAACTGCACAGCCTCAAGGTCGGAGCGTTCAAACCCTCTCATCAG GATGCGATCGACGATCCATCGGCAAGTATAGACGGAGACGATACTCCAACGATCGAAGATATTCCTGGATCGATTACTCTTTGGGAAGCTTCGCCGAGGCCAACCAATAGCGCAGAT TATTACCAGTTTACAACGTTTGCAATGTCGTTAAACGAACTGACACcggaaatagaaaaagttatatGTCCGACGGATTCGAGATTAAGGCCGGATATTAGGAAATTGGAGAACGGCGATCAAGATGGAGCTGCGGCTGAGAAGACGAGGCTCGAAGAGAAGCAAAGAGATACACGGAAATCGCGAAAGCACAAGAAAGGAGACGATTGGACACCcag GTGGTTCCAATTGGGCATGAATCCATACACAAACCAAATGGACTGGTTATACCGCGGAGGCTATTGGGATCGTGGCTACGGCAACATGGAAGATATCTTTTAA
- the LOC100647189 gene encoding oxysterol-binding protein-related protein 2 isoform X1 → MMANEITQRPYRTTLPVPGHSEVNLCSVISLGKDLSKITMPVIFNEPLSFLQRVAEYMEYAKLLKLAAQEETPIGRLQYVAAFAVSALASNWERLGKPFNPILGETYELEREDFRIVCEQVSHHPPVSAFHADSEEFTFHGTIHPKLKFWGTSIQVHPKGIVTVELPNTLYEFRWKEAYTWQNINCILHNVLVGQLWMEQLGSLEIKQSGGANLKATLCFKSASCNAKDLHRVEGFVTDQEKRKLLFLYGKWTERMMVCDPALYEEALEKVKREAKSPQGSPGHKKVLAKLHSLKVGAFKPSHQDAIDDPSASIDGDDTPTIEDIPGSITLWEASPRPTNSADYYQFTTFAMSLNELTPEIEKVICPTDSRLRPDIRKLENGDQDGAAAEKTRLEEKQRDTRKSRKHKKGDDWTPRWFQLGMNPYTNQMDWLYRGGYWDRGYGNMEDIF, encoded by the exons AACAACGCTACCAGTTCCGGGCCATTCGGAAGTGAATTTATGCTCGGTGATATCACTGGGCAAAGACCTCAGCAAGATCACCATGCCGGTCATATTCAACGAACCACTTTCCTTCCTCCAACGTGTCGCAGAGTACATGGAATACGCGAAATTGCTTAAGCTAGCGGCTCAAGAGGAAACTCCAATTGGAAGGTTGCAG TACGTCGCTGCATTCGCTGTAAGTGCTTTGGCTTCGAACTGGGAAAGACTTGGCAAACCCTTCAATCCGATACTCGGTGAAACGTACGAGTTGGAGCGTGAGGACTTCCG AATAGTCTGCGAACAAGTGTCGCATCATCCACCGGTATCCGCGTTCCACGCGGACAGCGAGGAATTCACATTCCACGGCACTATACACCCGAAATTGAAGTTCTGGGGCACATCTATCCAAGTACATCCAAAGGGTATTGTCACCGTCGAGCTTCCTAA CACTTTGTACGAATTCAGATGGAAGGAAGCGTATACTTGGCAGAATATCAATTGCATACTGCACAACGTGCTGGTAGGCCAATTATGGATGGAACAGCTCGGTTCCTTGGAGATCAAACAAAGCGGCGGAGCGAACTTGAAGGCGACTCTGTGTTTCAAAAGCGCCAGCTGCAATGCCAAGGACCTTCACCGAGTCGAAGGCTTCGTAACGGATCAAGA AAAAAGGAAACTGCTATTTCTTTATGGAAAATGGACGGAGAGGATGATGGTGTGCGACCCTGCGTTGTACGAAGAAGCGTTGGAGAAGGTGAAACGCGAGGCAAAGAGTCCCCAGGGCAGTCCTGGCCATAAGAAGGTCCTCGCGAAACTGCACAGCCTCAAGGTCGGAGCGTTCAAACCCTCTCATCAG GATGCGATCGACGATCCATCGGCAAGTATAGACGGAGACGATACTCCAACGATCGAAGATATTCCTGGATCGATTACTCTTTGGGAAGCTTCGCCGAGGCCAACCAATAGCGCAGAT TATTACCAGTTTACAACGTTTGCAATGTCGTTAAACGAACTGACACcggaaatagaaaaagttatatGTCCGACGGATTCGAGATTAAGGCCGGATATTAGGAAATTGGAGAACGGCGATCAAGATGGAGCTGCGGCTGAGAAGACGAGGCTCGAAGAGAAGCAAAGAGATACACGGAAATCGCGAAAGCACAAGAAAGGAGACGATTGGACACCcag GTGGTTCCAATTGGGCATGAATCCATACACAAACCAAATGGACTGGTTATACCGCGGAGGCTATTGGGATCGTGGCTACGGCAACATGGAAGATATCTTTTAA